In a single window of the Planctomycetia bacterium genome:
- a CDS encoding DUF1570 domain-containing protein → MNSSKSAKLAWMPWLLAIALALSWPCAVAFAEFDGPAKKKRSKRHADMSEIKPDEAAEKKDLASLGEGFKLKRTNHYSVLFDTSEKDVKEFSSAIEKTYRSCVNYTRRLGFDAHPPKRKLIIYYFEQHQDYSDFSVKLGNGPRDQNTPGVFFPPLNRSMFYNFKNQESFKKAREDAEAKIKELREQLRQPGVSPEQRKDIGKQIAEARKQANRSSSVGGDVSESIVQHEVAHQVLWNIGFHNPKGFLANPRWFVEGTAMMFEPISTGASANFGAVNAERLKGYRTLLADNRLIPVRDFVSTADYFGPQIDIAYPQSWALVHYLNRTKRGKLKQYVEAINKRPGDYEPTPEKEIAEFEKAFGTIDKKWVDTWQDWMKRVR, encoded by the coding sequence ATGAATTCGTCAAAGTCAGCCAAGCTCGCCTGGATGCCGTGGCTTCTGGCAATCGCGCTCGCCCTCTCCTGGCCCTGCGCTGTCGCATTTGCGGAATTCGACGGCCCGGCGAAGAAGAAGCGGTCGAAGCGTCATGCGGATATGTCGGAGATCAAGCCGGACGAGGCCGCCGAGAAGAAGGACCTCGCATCGCTCGGCGAGGGTTTCAAACTGAAGCGCACGAATCACTACTCCGTGCTCTTCGACACCAGCGAAAAGGACGTCAAGGAGTTTTCGTCGGCGATCGAGAAGACCTATCGCTCGTGCGTCAATTACACCCGGCGGCTCGGCTTCGATGCTCATCCGCCCAAGCGCAAGCTCATCATCTATTATTTCGAGCAGCACCAGGACTACTCCGACTTCTCCGTAAAGCTCGGCAACGGCCCGCGCGATCAGAACACGCCGGGCGTCTTCTTCCCGCCCCTTAACCGGAGCATGTTCTACAACTTCAAGAATCAGGAGTCGTTCAAGAAGGCCCGCGAGGATGCCGAGGCGAAAATCAAGGAGCTACGGGAGCAGCTTCGCCAGCCAGGCGTTTCTCCGGAGCAGCGCAAGGACATCGGCAAGCAGATCGCCGAGGCCCGGAAGCAAGCCAATCGAAGCAGCTCGGTCGGCGGCGATGTGAGCGAGTCCATCGTTCAGCATGAAGTTGCCCATCAGGTGCTGTGGAACATCGGGTTTCACAATCCCAAGGGTTTTCTGGCGAATCCGCGTTGGTTCGTCGAAGGCACGGCCATGATGTTCGAGCCGATCAGCACCGGGGCCAGCGCGAATTTCGGCGCGGTCAACGCTGAGCGTCTCAAGGGCTATCGAACCCTTCTGGCCGACAACCGTCTTATCCCGGTGCGCGATTTTGTTTCAACCGCCGACTATTTCGGTCCTCAGATCGATATCGCCTACCCGCAGAGTTGGGCCCTGGTGCATTACCTGAACCGGACGAAGCGCGGCAAGTTGAAGCAGTACGTCGAGGCGATCAACAAACGACCCGGCGACTACGAACCGACTCCCGAAAAAGAGATCGCCGAGTTTGAGAAGGCCTTCGGCACGATTGATAAGAAGTGGGTCGATACCTGGCAGGATTGGATGAAGCGCGTTCGCTGA
- a CDS encoding SHOCT domain-containing protein, whose protein sequence is MQIAVQQALVIGAASPPSQAVIWGLVVIAAIVILGAGVWFVRRRLFNNRDSDDAGAVWSLQHLRDLRASGQITEQEFDSLKAGVIESAKKSRSTGEQPSA, encoded by the coding sequence GTGCAGATCGCGGTCCAACAAGCCCTTGTGATCGGCGCGGCCTCGCCCCCGTCGCAGGCCGTCATCTGGGGGCTCGTCGTCATTGCGGCGATCGTCATACTTGGAGCGGGCGTCTGGTTCGTTCGCCGCCGGCTCTTCAACAATCGGGATTCCGACGATGCGGGGGCAGTCTGGTCGCTGCAGCATTTGCGCGATTTGAGGGCATCCGGCCAGATCACCGAGCAGGAGTTCGATTCGCTCAAGGCCGGCGTCATCGAATCGGCAAAAAAAAGCCGCTCAACCGGCGAGCAGCCCTCGGCCTAG